One Leucoraja erinacea ecotype New England chromosome 3, Leri_hhj_1, whole genome shotgun sequence genomic window carries:
- the LOC129694183 gene encoding forkhead box protein D3-like, translated as MSAKPKANLAKPPYSYIALITMAILQSPQKKLTLSGICEFISSRFPYYREKFPAWQNSIRHNLSLNDCFIKIPREPGNPGKGNYWTLDPASEDMFDNGSFLRRRKRFKRYQHREAELAKERGALFLYHNVTCYGRPYLLQPQAVFHHSPFGFTPETAVLSSAAQSLPDSRLSRKLQHAQPSSSARQAHLHVAGSKPGSGISGRPSFSIEDIIGSSTVQPRTLHPCSNSQTRPDYCSLLQSAPCLLSTVLNMSTRTAYGHLNRPRRHALNHETAPALKLHSAAVCAVPECRTVQR; from the coding sequence ATGAGCGCCAAGCCCAAGGCGAACCTGGCCAAACCTCCCTACTCCTACATCGCGCTCATCACCATGGCCATCCTGCAAAGCCCCCAGAAGAAACTAACCCTGAGCGGCATATGCGAGTTCATCAGCAGCCGCTTCCCTTACTATCGGGAGAAGTTCCCCGCCTGGCAGAACTCCATCCGGCACAACCTGTCCCTCAATGACTGTTTCATCAAAATACCCCGTGAGCCCGGCAACCCGGGCAAGGGCAACTACTGGACTTTGGATCCGGCATCTGAGGACATGTTCGACAACGGCAGCTTCCTCCGCCGGAGGAAACGTTTCAAGAGGTACCAGCACCGAGAGGCCGAGCTGGCGAAGGAGCGCGGCGCATTATTCCTCTATCACAATGTTACCTGTTACGGCCGCCCCTACCTTCTACAGCCGCAGGCAGTCTTTCATCACTCGCCCTTCGGCTTCACCCCCGAGACTGCAGTCCTCTCCAGTGCCGCTCAAAGCCTACCCGACTCTCGCCTCAGCAGGAAGCTTCAGCACGCCCAGCCCAGCAGCTCTGCCCGCCAGGCACACCTTCACGTCGCGGGTTCGAAGCCCGGCTCCGGCATCTCCGGCCGCCCTTCCTTCAGCATCGAAGACATCATTGGAAGTTCAACTGTCCAACCGCGCACGCTGCATCCCTGCTCAAATTCTCAGACCCGGCCTGACTATTGTAGCCTTCTTCAATCAGCCCCTTGCCTGCTGTCTACAGTTTTAAACATGTCCACAAGGACAGCCTATGGCCACTTGAACAGACCTCGGCGCCACGCTCTCAACCACGAAACAGCGCCCGCTCTGAAATTGCACTCAGCAGCAGTCTGTGCCGTCCCTGAGTGTCGGACAGTCCAGCGTTAA